One region of Primulina tabacum isolate GXHZ01 chromosome 1, ASM2559414v2, whole genome shotgun sequence genomic DNA includes:
- the LOC142519608 gene encoding uncharacterized protein LOC142519608: MEALNRDENFSHESANISEDFQTYYYDQTLDHFNYGPGSYATFKQRYVINLKYWGGSNSSSPILAYFGAEASLDDELMVIGFINDVSLRFKALSVYIEHRFYGNSIPFGTLEEALKNETLRGYFSSAQAIADYAEVLLHVKQNFSAHNSPIIVVGGSHGGMLASWFRLKYPHIAMGALASSAPILYFDDITPQNGYYSIVTKDYKEISETCFQTIRDSWSEIERVASTPNGLSTLSQQFKTCSQLRSPYELQYLLESMYTRAAQYNHPPSYPVTRICSGVDGAPNGTSILGRIYSGVVSYKGNQTCYNTTFGIPKETMMGWLWQTCSEMVIPIGIDNETMFPPSPFNLTRRIRECESVFGVPPRPHWVTTYYGGHDIKLVLRRFGSNIIFSNGLRDPYSSGGVLEDISESIVAVSTTNGSHCLDLHSGNNTDPDWLVLQRKTEIKIMEGWIETYYTDMVGTNGGLDSASTQSAPWTYYLMGFAEIFIYMFFF, translated from the exons ATGGAAGCATTAAACCGTGACGAAAATTTCTCCCATGAATCTGCGAATATTTCAGAAGATTTCCAAACATATTATTATGATCAAACCCTTGATCACTTCAACTACGGACCCGGGAGTTATGCAACATTCAAACAAAGATACGTCATCAATCTCAAATATTGGGGCGGCTCGAATTCGAGCTCTCCAATCCTTGCATATTTTGGAGCAGAAGCATCTCTCGATGATGAGTTAATGGTCATTGGTTTTATCAATGATGTCTCCCTCCGTTTCAAGGCTCTCTCTGTTTACATTGAG CATCGTTTTTATGGAAATTCAATCCCGTTCGGAACATTGGAAGAAGCCTTGAAAAATGAAACCCTACGAGGGTATTTTAGTTCTGCTCAAGCCATAGCCGATTATGCAGAGGTCCTGTTGCATGTAAAACAAAATTTCTCTGCACACAATTCTCCGATCATTGTTGTTGGAGGATCCCATGGAGGAA TGCTGGCCTCATGGTTTCGGCTCAAGTATCCACACATAGCCATGGGCGCATTAGCGTCATCAGCGCCAATTCTTTATTTTGATGACATCACTCCACAGAATGGATACTATTCCATTGTCACTAAGGATTACAAG GAGATTAGTGAAACGTGTTTCCAAACTATTCGAGATTCGTGGTCTGAAATCGAGAGGGTCGCCTCCACGCCCAATGGCCTCTCAACTCTCAGTCAACAATTCAAGACCTGCtc GCAATTGAGATCTCCTTATGAGCTACAGTATTTATTGGAATCAATGTACACAAGGGCTGCCCAATATAATCATCCGCCAAGTTATCCAGTCACGAGGATTTGTAGCGGGGTCGACGGAGCTCCAAACGGAACTAGCATTCTTGGCCGGATCTACTCCGGAGTTGTTTCTTATAAAGGCAATCAGACATGTTATAATACTACTTTTGGTATTCCTAAGGAAACAATGATGGGATGGCTATGGCAA ACTTGTAGTGAAATGGTGATACCGATCGGCATTGACAATGAGACAATGTTTCCGCCATCGCCCTTCAATTTAACGCGACGCATCCGGGAATGCGAGTCCGTATTCGGTGTTCCACCACGACCTCACTGGGTTACAACTTATTACGGAGGCCAT GATATTAAATTGGTTCTTCGAAGGTTTGGGAGCAATATTATATTCTCCAATGGGTTAAGAGACCCATATAGCAGTGGAGG gGTGCTAGAGGACATATCAGAGAGCATCGTTGCGGTGTCTACAACCAATG GTTCTCATTGTTTGGACCTACATTCTGGGAACAACACAGATCCAGATTGGCTGGTGCTACAACGGAAAACGGAAATCAAGATAATGGAAGGATGGATCGAAACATATTATACCGACATGGTCGGAACCAATGGAGGGCTAGACTCGGCTTCGACCCAATCGGCCCCTTGGACTTATTACCTTATGGGTTTTGctgaaattttcatttatatgtttttcttttaa